TTTGTATCAAAGATAGAAAAAGCCGTGCTTGAGATGGAGAAGTACGGCACCAATCTGGAGATAATCTTCGAGCGGAAAAGGAACTCAGGATGAAGATTTCAAGGCGTTACTCCGGTAAGGCAAGAATTGAGATGATACCATTGATAGATGTTATATTTCTCCTTTTAGTTGCCTTTATATTCATGACCATGTCAATGGTCGTTCACAAGGGAATACCCATTGACCTGCCGCAATCCTCTACATCCCTTGTCGATAAAAAGGAATTTGTAAGCATAAGCATAAGAGCAGATGGAAAGGTGTTTTTCGAAAAAGAGGAGGTAACACTGGACAAGCTCCTTTCCATGTTAACCTCTCATTATCGCGAATTTCCAAAAAT
This portion of the Syntrophales bacterium genome encodes:
- a CDS encoding biopolymer transporter ExbD; translated protein: MKISRRYSGKARIEMIPLIDVIFLLLVAFIFMTMSMVVHKGIPIDLPQSSTSLVDKKEFVSISIRADGKVFFEKEEVTLDKLLSMLTSHYREFPKMKAIIMGDRKASYERIISVMDVVRKSGVVSLSLETKWKE